In Streptococcus respiraculi, one DNA window encodes the following:
- the dhaL gene encoding dihydroxyacetone kinase subunit DhaL, translated as MTQFDMNYFTSVIEEMAAMIEIERDYLTSLDSNIGDGDHGINLSIGFRDVSKQLENFDKTSETISSLFKKVGMSLLGKVGGASGPLYGSFFLKMGTAAQNKSEVTFAEFVDMYSAGVTAVQNRGKAELGDKTMIDALLPAMEYLTQHKETEDVVAVMQEALTLMKQGAESTDNIVAKKGRALRLGERAIGHRDPGAESSWKLFECFVKKLGYLKER; from the coding sequence ATGACACAATTCGATATGAACTATTTTACATCTGTCATCGAAGAAATGGCTGCGATGATTGAAATAGAACGTGACTATCTCACTTCATTAGATTCGAATATTGGAGACGGAGATCATGGTATTAACTTGAGTATTGGTTTCCGTGATGTTAGTAAACAATTAGAGAACTTTGACAAAACTTCTGAAACTATTTCTAGTTTATTTAAAAAAGTGGGCATGTCTCTCCTTGGAAAAGTCGGTGGTGCCTCTGGTCCATTGTATGGTAGTTTTTTCCTTAAAATGGGAACAGCCGCACAGAACAAGTCGGAAGTAACCTTTGCAGAATTTGTAGATATGTATAGTGCTGGGGTGACAGCAGTACAAAATCGTGGGAAAGCAGAGCTTGGTGATAAAACTATGATTGATGCCTTGCTTCCAGCAATGGAGTATTTAACTCAGCATAAAGAAACGGAAGATGTTGTAGCAGTAATGCAAGAAGCTTTGACACTAATGAAACAAGGTGCAGAAAGCACGGACAATATTGTTGCTAAAAAAGGTCGTGCGCTTCGCTTAGGTGAACGTGCAATCGGACATCGGGATCCTGGTGCAGAATCTTCGTGGAAACTATTTGAATGTTTTGTGAAGAAGTTAGGATACTTAAAGGAGAGATAG
- a CDS encoding Lin0368 family putative glycerol transporter subunit, translating into MKFLRSTLGYMIAGMIVMSVWGAFANAYGIVGGYFAAFIIIGPMWFMNHYVGLIKQDDDAAFVDMGLGIAICGICRDGFLLGWGEVAGSVPTLLLVALGAALGGIVAAKILDDMEQDAKK; encoded by the coding sequence ATGAAATTTTTACGATCAACACTAGGTTACATGATTGCTGGTATGATTGTAATGAGTGTTTGGGGAGCTTTTGCAAATGCTTATGGTATTGTAGGTGGCTATTTTGCAGCATTTATTATCATTGGTCCAATGTGGTTCATGAATCACTACGTTGGATTGATTAAACAAGATGATGATGCAGCTTTTGTGGATATGGGGCTTGGTATTGCCATTTGTGGTATTTGTCGAGACGGCTTTTTGCTCGGTTGGGGTGAAGTTGCTGGCTCTGTCCCTACTCTATTATTAGTAGCTCTTGGTGCTGCTTTAGGAGGCATTGTTGCTGCTAAAATCCTAGATGATATGGAACAGGATGCGAAGAAATAG
- a CDS encoding Lin0368 family putative glycerol transporter subunit gives MTIQQAIATIVGGFVFPFVIQMIWGKMVEHWGAIGGWLAAAFIVGTVWAMNHGIPKPMITQTGSVWIDMGLAAGVGVFFSTLTRGGKLNKAIPNLAAALVGGIIGGLILSFFL, from the coding sequence ATGACGATTCAACAAGCAATTGCTACAATAGTAGGTGGATTTGTATTCCCTTTTGTCATTCAAATGATTTGGGGAAAAATGGTTGAGCACTGGGGAGCTATCGGTGGCTGGCTTGCAGCAGCCTTTATCGTTGGAACGGTTTGGGCAATGAACCACGGAATTCCAAAACCAATGATTACTCAAACGGGTTCTGTTTGGATTGATATGGGGCTTGCAGCAGGTGTAGGGGTATTTTTCTCAACACTGACTCGTGGAGGCAAACTCAATAAAGCAATTCCGAATTTAGCGGCCGCATTAGTTGGTGGCATTATTGGAGGATTGATTCTATCTTTCTTCCTGTAA
- a CDS encoding MFS transporter: protein MKNNAMMRFSLLVISIFLMSHLAIAPAIPKLYDYYHAKNASLGLASVESLVTVPAVMITITVLLSNLVVSWLGTKKTVLLGLGLIGLFGTLPTFLTSFPLIFLCRLLLGVGIGLYNSLSISLISDFYEGEVRARMIGLRTAFLNIGKALTTFVAGYALLIGVNYTFLVYVLAFPVLILFYLNVPESKENQVAVKDALTWNYQVGLVVALTFLVGISYIGATIKIPSLLVTQYGFSTTLSSQLLTILAFSGIITGCFFGPIVKKLGDATLFAVLVAMGLGNFLFTLPFHLPLFILASILVGMSFVGIMSFNFYYISKQFPKEQVHFVISLAITGGNIGVVLTPVLLTKLLEKFQIETFITPFYISSCLMAFACVLAYLLLKIKK from the coding sequence ATGAAAAATAATGCTATGATGCGATTTTCACTCTTGGTGATTTCCATCTTTTTAATGTCTCATCTGGCTATTGCACCAGCGATTCCAAAGCTCTATGATTATTATCATGCTAAGAATGCAAGTTTAGGACTTGCTTCGGTGGAGAGCTTGGTGACGGTTCCTGCTGTGATGATTACCATCACAGTCTTGCTCAGTAATTTGGTGGTTTCTTGGTTAGGAACGAAGAAGACCGTTTTGTTGGGTTTGGGATTGATTGGTCTCTTTGGTACCTTACCGACCTTTTTAACCTCCTTCCCTCTTATTTTTTTATGTCGTTTGTTGCTAGGAGTCGGAATTGGGCTTTATAATTCGCTGTCTATCAGTTTGATTAGCGATTTTTACGAGGGCGAAGTGCGGGCTCGGATGATTGGCTTGCGGACGGCTTTTCTCAATATCGGAAAGGCCTTGACTACCTTTGTGGCGGGCTATGCTTTGTTGATTGGAGTTAATTATACCTTTTTAGTTTATGTGCTTGCTTTTCCTGTCCTAATTCTCTTTTATCTCAATGTCCCTGAGTCAAAAGAGAATCAGGTGGCAGTCAAAGATGCCCTTACCTGGAATTATCAGGTGGGATTGGTTGTTGCCTTAACTTTCCTAGTCGGCATCAGCTATATCGGTGCGACTATTAAAATTCCAAGCCTCCTTGTGACCCAGTACGGCTTTTCAACGACTTTGTCTAGTCAGTTGCTCACGATTTTGGCATTCAGCGGGATTATTACAGGTTGTTTCTTTGGACCGATTGTAAAGAAATTAGGTGATGCGACCTTATTTGCGGTTCTCGTTGCAATGGGGCTTGGCAACTTCCTCTTCACTCTTCCTTTCCATTTGCCACTCTTTATCCTTGCTAGTATCCTAGTAGGAATGAGTTTTGTCGGCATTATGTCCTTTAATTTTTATTATATTTCCAAGCAATTTCCGAAAGAACAAGTCCATTTTGTGATCAGTCTTGCTATTACAGGAGGCAATATCGGGGTTGTCTTGACACCTGTCTTACTGACAAAATTATTGGAAAAATTCCAGATTGAAACCTTCATCACACCTTTTTATATCAGTAGCTGCTTAATGGCATTTGCCTGTGTACTGGCTTATCTATTGTTAAAAATAAAGAAATAA
- a CDS encoding zinc-binding dehydrogenase, translating to MKTAIFEKAGSMIIGEVDKPQIQEKDDVIIKIVRACVCGSDLWSYSHGDDKDAHSMNSGHEALGIVEEVGSEITTVKPGDFVIVPFTHGCGHCDACRAGFDGTCDNHPAPTNWGGGFQSEYLRFHYGNWALVKVPGQPSDYSEGMLKSLLTLADVMPTGYHAARVANVQRGDKVVVIGDGAVGQCAVIAAKMMGASQIILMSRHADRQAMALESGATAVVAERGEEGIAKVRELLGGGADAALECVGTEAAIEQALGVLHNGGRVGFVGVPHYNSRPLGSTFAQNISVAGGSASVTTYNKQVLLKAVLDGDINPGRVFTQTYALDDVNQAYQDMADRKVIKSMLIVE from the coding sequence ATGAAAACAGCAATTTTTGAAAAAGCCGGTTCGATGATTATCGGTGAGGTAGACAAGCCTCAGATTCAAGAAAAGGACGATGTGATTATCAAGATCGTTCGAGCCTGCGTCTGTGGGTCAGATCTCTGGTCTTATTCGCACGGAGATGACAAGGATGCACATTCAATGAACTCTGGTCACGAGGCCTTGGGAATTGTTGAAGAGGTTGGAAGCGAGATTACCACGGTCAAGCCGGGTGATTTTGTCATCGTGCCGTTTACGCATGGTTGTGGGCATTGTGATGCCTGCCGTGCAGGATTTGACGGGACCTGTGACAATCATCCAGCACCGACTAACTGGGGCGGTGGTTTCCAGTCCGAATACCTGCGTTTCCACTATGGAAATTGGGCCTTGGTGAAAGTACCAGGACAGCCGTCTGACTATTCAGAAGGAATGCTCAAGTCTCTGCTTACTCTGGCAGATGTTATGCCAACAGGATACCATGCAGCCCGTGTCGCAAATGTCCAACGTGGAGACAAGGTCGTGGTCATCGGTGACGGTGCGGTTGGTCAGTGTGCGGTCATTGCGGCTAAAATGATGGGAGCTTCTCAGATTATCTTGATGAGTCGCCATGCCGATCGTCAGGCTATGGCTTTAGAATCAGGTGCAACAGCCGTTGTAGCAGAACGCGGTGAAGAAGGCATTGCCAAGGTTCGTGAACTATTAGGCGGTGGAGCAGACGCTGCGCTTGAATGCGTGGGAACAGAAGCCGCAATCGAGCAAGCTTTAGGAGTTCTTCACAATGGCGGACGTGTTGGTTTTGTGGGTGTACCGCATTATAATAGCCGTCCACTCGGCTCAACCTTTGCCCAAAATATCTCAGTTGCAGGTGGCTCAGCCTCTGTAACGACCTATAACAAGCAAGTTTTGCTCAAAGCCGTACTTGACGGTGATATCAACCCAGGACGTGTCTTTACGCAGACCTATGCTCTAGACGATGTCAACCAAGCCTACCAAGACATGGCAGACCGTAAGGTCATTAAATCTATGTTGATTGTAGAATAG
- a CDS encoding NAD(P)/FAD-dependent oxidoreductase has product MKHKRIIIIGGGIVGSTAAFYLTQHLDIQVTLIDDGTGNATRAAAGIICPWLSQRRNQIWYRLVDKGAAFYLELMQDLEKAGMKDLPYKQTGTLVFKKKESLLSKLETMAQERRKQSPMIGQLEVLKGQGLKNRVPPLVTDQGAVLTHGGGRVDGGQLLDQLQELFQQQGGQFIIGQAQLLPDKQVQVGTTIYPYDEIILAAGAWLPNLLTPFGYEVDIAPQKGQLLALETKFETDNWPGCMLHGEIDILPFEEGKLVIGATHENDQGYDLSLDLDKIQQMKEVGTSFIPDLAQYDISHTRVGTRAYTSDFLPFYGRLSDQPSILVASGLGSSGLTCGPFIGWQLAQTILGQKTGFDATPYSPDAYITVR; this is encoded by the coding sequence ATGAAACATAAAAGAATAATCATTATCGGTGGGGGAATCGTTGGCTCTACTGCTGCTTTTTACCTTACTCAACATCTTGATATACAGGTCACACTAATCGATGATGGAACAGGAAATGCAACACGGGCTGCTGCTGGTATCATCTGTCCGTGGCTCTCGCAGCGCCGCAACCAAATCTGGTATCGCCTAGTAGATAAGGGAGCAGCCTTTTATCTGGAATTGATGCAGGATTTAGAAAAAGCTGGGATGAAAGACCTTCCTTACAAACAGACAGGAACCTTGGTCTTTAAAAAGAAAGAGTCTCTGCTTAGCAAATTAGAAACTATGGCACAAGAAAGAAGAAAACAGTCTCCAATGATTGGGCAACTCGAAGTGCTAAAGGGGCAAGGTTTAAAAAACCGAGTCCCTCCTCTTGTAACAGACCAAGGCGCTGTCCTCACACATGGTGGTGGACGAGTGGACGGTGGGCAACTCTTAGACCAACTGCAAGAACTATTTCAACAACAGGGAGGGCAGTTTATCATAGGACAGGCTCAGCTCTTGCCTGATAAGCAGGTCCAGGTAGGCACAACTATTTATCCCTATGACGAGATTATCTTAGCAGCGGGTGCTTGGTTACCAAACCTCCTCACTCCTTTTGGCTACGAGGTCGATATTGCACCTCAAAAAGGGCAATTGCTAGCACTTGAGACAAAATTTGAGACGGATAACTGGCCTGGCTGTATGCTCCACGGGGAAATCGATATTCTCCCCTTTGAAGAAGGAAAATTAGTCATTGGAGCGACCCATGAGAATGATCAAGGCTATGATCTGTCGCTTGATTTGGACAAAATTCAGCAGATGAAAGAAGTTGGAACGTCTTTTATCCCTGATTTAGCCCAATACGATATCAGCCATACGCGCGTTGGTACTCGTGCCTATACCTCGGACTTTCTGCCTTTCTACGGACGACTATCAGACCAACCGTCGATTTTAGTAGCAAGCGGTCTTGGCTCTTCTGGCCTGACTTGTGGTCCTTTTATCGGCTGGCAACTAGCCCAGACCATCCTTGGACAAAAGACAGGGTTTGATGCCACCCCCTATTCCCCAGATGCTTATATCACCGTCAGATAA
- a CDS encoding GDSL-type esterase/lipase family protein encodes MSDVMYPEVLTIGNGAIKVATVGDSLTYGYGLEDRERDAYPSILAEKLGNHYQVSNFGLSGRSLQSTSDYPYLQEKNAQLSLESEADIVIIMIGSNDSRGPYWNKERFTKEYGELVDRYLKMPSQPDVYLLVPPYVPTSRFGLNNDIVRTELQEIIPRIAEERGLEWINFYPLTEGCLEYYSDGLHLTPLGNQLIADRVYAAIMGESPR; translated from the coding sequence ATGTCAGATGTAATGTACCCAGAAGTCCTAACGATTGGAAATGGAGCGATCAAGGTTGCGACTGTTGGTGATAGTTTGACCTATGGTTATGGGTTAGAAGACAGAGAACGCGACGCCTATCCCAGCATTTTGGCTGAAAAATTAGGGAATCATTATCAGGTGTCAAATTTTGGTCTGAGTGGCCGTTCTTTGCAGTCTACCTCGGATTATCCCTACTTACAGGAAAAAAATGCCCAGTTGTCGCTTGAAAGTGAGGCAGATATTGTCATCATCATGATTGGAAGTAATGATAGCAGGGGTCCTTATTGGAATAAAGAGCGTTTTACCAAGGAATATGGCGAGCTGGTCGATCGTTACCTGAAAATGCCCAGTCAACCAGATGTCTATCTCTTGGTCCCTCCGTATGTTCCGACCAGCCGATTTGGACTGAATAATGACATTGTACGCACCGAGTTGCAGGAGATTATTCCTAGAATCGCTGAAGAACGCGGACTAGAGTGGATCAATTTTTATCCCTTGACAGAAGGGTGCTTAGAGTATTATAGTGACGGGCTGCATTTGACCCCGCTAGGCAATCAGCTAATAGCAGATAGGGTGTATGCCGCAATCATGGGAGAAAGTCCTAGGTAA
- the lepB gene encoding signal peptidase I has translation MAKRDFIHRIIIIGLLVLGLIALRIWVFEPVTITKEMANQYLKEDDVIIAVKGRELEYGDFVLYQVDGAEHVGRIIAKEGDSVTYMDDVLYRNNEIVEETYLSKSANHQDYYTEDVIVPRLEKKNYWILNDIRTNHEDSRTLGLISSKQVIGRLTFRVSPVGEFGFIDIGLTHK, from the coding sequence ATGGCAAAAAGGGATTTTATTCATCGCATTATTATTATTGGCTTGTTGGTCTTGGGGCTTATCGCACTGCGTATCTGGGTCTTTGAACCAGTCACCATCACCAAGGAAATGGCTAACCAGTACCTCAAAGAAGATGATGTCATCATTGCAGTAAAAGGAAGGGAACTCGAATACGGCGATTTTGTCCTATATCAAGTAGATGGAGCAGAACATGTCGGTCGGATTATTGCCAAGGAGGGTGATAGCGTGACCTACATGGACGATGTTTTGTACCGTAACAATGAAATTGTCGAGGAAACTTACCTCAGTAAGTCAGCCAATCATCAAGACTACTATACAGAAGATGTCATTGTCCCTCGGCTTGAGAAAAAGAATTATTGGATTCTCAATGACATTCGCACCAACCACGAAGATAGTCGCACACTTGGCTTGATTTCATCTAAACAAGTCATCGGTCGTCTGACTTTCCGAGTCAGTCCAGTCGGTGAATTTGGATTTATCGATATCGGACTAACCCATAAGTAG
- the glmS gene encoding glutamine--fructose-6-phosphate transaminase (isomerizing), whose amino-acid sequence MCGIVGVVGNANATDILIQGLEKLEYRGYDSAGIFVTGGATGHLVKSVGRIADLSAKVGDSVEGTIGIGHTRWATHGKPTEDNAHPHTSQTGRFVLVHNGVIENYLEMKNTYLQDHDFKGQTDTEIAVHLIGKFVEEDNMSVLEAFKKALHIIQGSYAFALIDAANPDTIYVAKNKSPLLIGLGEGYNMVCSDAMAMIRETSEYMEIHDKELVVVTKDSVEVMDYDGTPIERGSYTAELDLSDIGKGTYPFYMLKEIDEQPTVMRKLISAYSDTDGQMTVEPAIVKAVQEADRLYILAAGTSYNAGYASKNMIEALTDTPVELGVASEWGYHMPLLSKKPLFILLTQSGETADSRQVLVKANEMGIPSLTITNVPGSTLSREATYTMLLHAGPEIAVASTKAYTAQVAALAFLSKAVGEANGKKEALDFDLVHELSIVAQSIEATLSEKDMIAAKVEKLLATTRNAFYIGRGNDYYVTIEAALKLKEISYIQCEGFAAGELKHGTISLIEDGTPVIALISASEKVAAHTRGNIAEVVSRGAHSLTIVEEGLEREDDDIVVNKVHPFLSSISMVIPTQLIAYYASLQRGLDVDKPRNLAKAVTVE is encoded by the coding sequence ATGTGTGGAATCGTTGGTGTTGTTGGAAATGCAAATGCAACTGATATTTTAATTCAAGGACTTGAAAAATTGGAATACCGTGGGTATGATTCAGCGGGAATTTTTGTGACAGGTGGAGCAACAGGACACTTAGTCAAATCCGTTGGTCGTATTGCTGACTTGTCAGCCAAGGTCGGAGATAGCGTAGAAGGGACAATCGGAATCGGTCACACCCGCTGGGCAACTCACGGAAAACCAACGGAAGATAACGCTCACCCTCATACCTCACAAACAGGACGATTTGTTCTTGTCCACAATGGGGTGATTGAAAATTATCTTGAAATGAAAAATACCTATCTTCAAGATCATGATTTCAAGGGGCAGACAGATACAGAGATTGCAGTGCACTTGATTGGTAAATTTGTTGAAGAAGACAACATGTCTGTGCTTGAAGCATTCAAAAAAGCGCTTCACATTATCCAAGGCTCGTATGCCTTTGCCTTGATTGACGCTGCAAATCCTGATACGATTTATGTTGCTAAAAACAAGTCCCCACTATTGATTGGTCTTGGAGAGGGCTACAACATGGTCTGTTCAGATGCTATGGCCATGATTCGTGAAACTAGTGAATATATGGAAATTCACGATAAAGAATTGGTCGTTGTAACCAAAGACAGTGTCGAAGTTATGGACTATGATGGCACTCCAATCGAGCGGGGTAGTTATACAGCAGAACTTGACTTATCAGACATCGGTAAAGGGACCTATCCTTTCTACATGCTAAAAGAAATCGATGAGCAACCAACCGTGATGCGTAAGTTGATTAGCGCTTACTCTGATACGGATGGTCAGATGACGGTTGAGCCAGCCATTGTCAAAGCTGTTCAGGAAGCAGACCGCCTCTACATTCTTGCGGCAGGAACATCTTACAATGCAGGCTATGCGTCTAAGAACATGATTGAAGCTTTAACAGATACACCAGTTGAATTGGGTGTGGCTTCTGAGTGGGGCTACCACATGCCACTCTTGAGCAAGAAACCGCTCTTTATCCTCTTGACCCAGTCTGGTGAGACAGCAGACAGCCGTCAGGTTCTCGTCAAGGCCAATGAAATGGGCATTCCAAGTTTGACCATTACTAACGTCCCAGGTTCTACCCTATCACGTGAAGCGACTTATACCATGCTTCTTCATGCAGGTCCTGAAATTGCGGTAGCTTCTACTAAGGCTTACACTGCTCAGGTGGCGGCCCTTGCTTTCTTATCAAAAGCAGTTGGAGAAGCAAATGGCAAGAAAGAAGCGCTTGACTTTGACTTGGTGCATGAATTGTCTATTGTGGCCCAGTCAATTGAAGCAACCTTGTCTGAAAAAGACATGATTGCAGCAAAAGTTGAAAAGCTGCTTGCAACTACTCGTAATGCCTTTTACATCGGTCGTGGCAATGACTATTATGTGACGATTGAAGCTGCACTCAAATTAAAAGAAATTTCATATATCCAATGTGAAGGATTTGCGGCTGGTGAGTTGAAACACGGAACCATCTCCTTGATTGAAGATGGTACACCTGTTATCGCCTTGATTTCAGCTAGTGAGAAAGTTGCGGCGCATACTCGTGGAAATATTGCAGAAGTCGTTTCCCGTGGGGCACACAGCTTAACCATTGTTGAAGAAGGCTTGGAGCGAGAAGATGATGACATCGTGGTCAACAAGGTTCATCCATTCCTCTCAAGCATTTCAATGGTGATTCCAACCCAATTGATTGCCTATTACGCCTCTCTTCAACGCGGACTAGACGTTGATAAACCACGTAACCTGGCCAAAGCCGTTACGGTTGAATAA
- a CDS encoding amino acid ABC transporter permease produces MGYIIEILPSLLNGALVSLQVFVWVLLLSLPLGALVAFLMKIPFKPLLWFLNVYVLIMRGTPLLLQLIFVYYVLPSVGITFDRMPAVIITFTLNYAAYFSEIFRGGIEAIPAGQYEAAKVLKFTPVQTIRYIVLPQVVKIVLPSVFNEVTTLVKDTSLIYALGVNDLLLASRTAANRDVSLAPMFIAGALYLVMIGLVTLVANKIEKKFDYYR; encoded by the coding sequence ATGGGATATATTATCGAGATTTTACCGAGCTTATTAAATGGGGCTTTGGTATCCTTACAAGTCTTTGTCTGGGTCTTGCTCCTGTCTCTTCCATTAGGAGCGCTAGTAGCCTTTTTGATGAAAATTCCATTCAAACCTTTACTCTGGTTCTTGAATGTTTATGTACTCATTATGCGGGGGACGCCCTTGTTGCTCCAGTTGATTTTTGTCTATTATGTCTTACCAAGTGTAGGAATTACCTTTGATCGGATGCCTGCGGTCATTATCACCTTTACGCTGAATTATGCGGCCTATTTCTCTGAAATCTTCCGTGGAGGAATCGAAGCGATTCCTGCTGGTCAGTATGAGGCAGCAAAAGTCTTGAAGTTTACGCCTGTTCAGACCATTCGCTACATTGTCTTGCCTCAAGTGGTGAAAATTGTTTTACCGAGTGTCTTCAATGAAGTGACGACCTTGGTCAAAGATACGTCCTTGATTTATGCGCTGGGGGTCAACGACCTGCTTCTTGCTAGTCGGACAGCAGCCAACCGCGATGTTAGTCTAGCGCCGATGTTTATCGCAGGTGCCTTGTACTTGGTGATGATTGGTCTGGTGACCCTTGTTGCCAATAAGATTGAGAAAAAATTTGATTATTATAGATAG
- a CDS encoding amino acid ABC transporter ATP-binding protein, translating into MLELRNLSKRFGHKQIFSNYDLVIPEGKILAIVGQSGGGKTTLLRMLAGLETIDSGQLIYNGEELPLEELGKRHLLGFVFQDFQLFPHLSVLENLVLSPIKTQNTSRSEAESKARQLLETLGLAGHADAYPYSLSGGQKQRVALARAMMIDPEMIGYDEPTSALDPELRKEVENLILENRRTGITQIVVTHDMQFAENIADEIIKIEPKH; encoded by the coding sequence ATGTTAGAATTACGCAATCTTTCCAAAAGATTTGGTCATAAACAGATTTTTTCCAACTATGACCTCGTGATTCCTGAGGGGAAAATCCTTGCCATCGTTGGTCAGTCTGGTGGTGGAAAAACGACACTGCTACGGATGTTAGCAGGACTTGAGACGATTGACTCTGGTCAGTTGATTTATAATGGAGAAGAACTGCCTTTAGAGGAGTTGGGAAAACGACATTTGTTGGGCTTTGTTTTCCAAGATTTTCAGTTATTCCCACATTTATCGGTGTTGGAAAACTTGGTCTTGTCGCCCATTAAAACGCAGAATACTTCTCGTAGTGAGGCTGAAAGCAAAGCCCGTCAATTGCTTGAAACTCTTGGTCTAGCTGGTCATGCGGATGCCTATCCGTATTCCTTATCTGGTGGGCAAAAGCAGCGTGTCGCCTTGGCGCGTGCCATGATGATTGACCCTGAGATGATTGGCTATGATGAACCAACCTCAGCACTTGACCCTGAGTTACGTAAAGAAGTGGAGAATCTCATTCTTGAAAATCGCAGAACGGGTATTACGCAGATTGTCGTCACCCATGACATGCAGTTTGCGGAAAACATCGCTGATGAGATTATCAAGATTGAGCCCAAACATTAG
- a CDS encoding amino acid ABC transporter substrate-binding protein, with amino-acid sequence MKLKSLVIATVGMLAGLALTACGASDSAAKKDSWSSYEESKKITIGFDKTFVPMGFEEKNGQYTGFDIDLATAVFDKYGITIEWQPIDWDLKETELNNGNIDLIWNGYSATDERREKVLFSNDYMENLQVLVTKKSSKIDASSDMKDKVLGAQAGSSGYAAFEAQSAILKDLVKNNEATQYATFNEALIDLKNDRIDGLLIDRVYANYYLQQEGLIKDYNIIDAGFEKEAFAVGARKVDTTLVDKINAAFKELYADGSFQKISDKWFGEDVATDVIKKK; translated from the coding sequence ATGAAATTGAAATCACTTGTAATCGCTACAGTCGGTATGTTAGCAGGTCTTGCGCTTACAGCGTGTGGGGCTAGCGATTCAGCAGCTAAAAAAGACAGCTGGTCTAGCTATGAAGAAAGCAAAAAAATCACGATTGGCTTTGACAAGACGTTTGTCCCAATGGGATTTGAAGAAAAAAATGGTCAGTATACAGGGTTTGATATTGACCTAGCGACAGCAGTCTTTGACAAATATGGGATTACCATTGAATGGCAGCCGATTGACTGGGACTTAAAAGAAACAGAGTTAAACAATGGCAACATTGATTTAATTTGGAATGGGTATTCCGCAACAGATGAGCGTCGGGAAAAGGTTCTCTTTTCAAATGATTACATGGAAAACCTCCAGGTCTTGGTCACCAAGAAATCATCTAAGATTGACGCAAGTTCGGATATGAAAGACAAGGTGCTAGGAGCCCAAGCTGGATCGTCTGGCTATGCAGCTTTTGAAGCACAGTCAGCTATCTTAAAAGATCTTGTAAAAAACAATGAAGCAACCCAATACGCAACCTTTAATGAAGCCTTGATTGACTTGAAAAATGACCGTATTGACGGGCTCTTGATTGATCGTGTCTATGCGAATTACTACTTGCAGCAAGAAGGTTTGATCAAGGATTACAATATTATTGATGCTGGTTTTGAGAAAGAAGCCTTTGCGGTCGGTGCTCGTAAGGTAGATACGACCTTGGTAGATAAGATTAACGCCGCCTTCAAAGAATTGTATGCAGATGGTAGCTTCCAAAAAATCTCTGACAAATGGTTCGGAGAAGATGTCGCCACAGATGTGATTAAGAAAAAATAA